In Pongo pygmaeus isolate AG05252 chromosome 19, NHGRI_mPonPyg2-v2.0_pri, whole genome shotgun sequence, the genomic stretch GAATGCCATGATTCATCCAAGTCAGCTGCCCTCTCTGCCAACTGAATCCTGCAGGTCCCCATGGTCTTCCTGGCACTGACAGTTTGATTTGATCACTTCAGCCATTGCTGAAttcaacagcacccaagtcaGGACTTTTGCAAACCTTAAACATCAACATATAGTGACTATAGAGGGAacgttttaaaaagcaaatgtattCTTCctccattatttaaaaaagattGAATGGCAAAAAGTTAAATCTCCTTTTActtcaaaagtaaagaaaatcatGCAATGAGATGATCCTGTTGGGCCTTCAGCACAGACCCACCCTCTcttccccagctcccagcagTCCAGGGCAGGTTTCTGTCCTCAGCAGGCTGAGTTTTGTTCAGTCCATTCGTTCCTTGCTGGATCAGCACACTCCGGATTTCTCAGCCCTTTCAGTCTGAGTGTTCCTCCCTCATCGCCTTCACAAGCCAGTCCCGTTCTGTCCCCTGCTCAGAGTCACTGGTGTCACTCACCTCCATGGACAACAGCTTCGAGTACTTGATTTTCCGCTCTTGGGGCAGCCTCCGCGGTAGGGACAGGAGCAAGGCCAACCAGAGCAacagggccacacagcaggcCTGGTAGAGCACAGCCAGGCTGAAGCGCATCACCACAAACCCCCCGACAAAGCTGCCCAGGCTACAGCCAGTCCTGTAAAAGTGGCCTCGGAACAAGGCACTCAGAGCCCTTTCCATGCGGGGAGTGGCCAGGTCCTCTATTGAGGCCTCCACGGCCCACCACAAAGCCCTGTTGCTAATGGCACTCAAGGTCTGAATGGGGAGGACAGACCACCAGCTCCAGAGGAAAGAGTAGTACAGCAGCTGCCCAGCGAGGcagctcagccccagccccaccagaCCCGTCCTGGACAGTTTCCTAAGCAATGTAGTTTTGAACGGATGAAGCAGAATTTCCCCCAGCAAGCTGAGGGCAACCGAGAAACCCATGACCAGCTCGCCGCTCCCATGGTCCTTCATGTGCCAGAACAGAAAGTTCTGGACAGTACTGACGATGGCTCCTATCAAAACAACGGTGGAGGCGAGGAGAATAAGGCGGGGGTCACCCCCCACAATAGACAGTGCTTTGACGCTTTTGTAGCTGGGCTCCCACCGCTGACAGATGGGAATGGGAAAGGCAATGCTCACCAGTAAGGCCAGCGTGCTGACCACCGAGTACCCATAGAAGTGGACCACACCCTGGGGGCCACTGGTCATCAGGAAGCAGTCCAGCTGCCCCACCAAGGCTGCGATGCCACACACGCCTGCCGACATGCCCAGCAACCTCCAGACCCACAGGCTTCTGTATCGGTCAGTGGCATCCACAAAATCCAGGAACTCATAAAGGCTGTCATCTGCCACCTGCTCCAGAGGTGCTGTCAGCAGCTCCCAGAACGCCACAGACCCCAAGGAGAGGATGAAAGTCCACCGCAACCCCTCCAAGGACAGGTCAAAAGCCGAGGCTTTCCCCTTGGTCCCTGACAAATTGGCTGGATTCCCGGGCCCTTTCCCCCCAG encodes the following:
- the MFSD6L gene encoding major facilitator superfamily domain-containing protein 6-like, whose translation is MSASPRWDISRALRVAKLFHLVCGVREACVTPFLTLYLRQLGLAAPWVGILMGTKHLIAAFWAPVCAFLAKSYRKRRALLIGSLLGSVGASLLMVLVPPVDKNRVHFPCNGSSGLTSTDALPGVTLPVNITSAQEPASSHPAKRTAEVEMPGFRNPPGESDRETFRDLHGYLAPSVEGARTTSQALLHPVTSVLKDHPWEVTSEVVKTALPLLPGGKGPGNPANLSGTKGKASAFDLSLEGLRWTFILSLGSVAFWELLTAPLEQVADDSLYEFLDFVDATDRYRSLWVWRLLGMSAGVCGIAALVGQLDCFLMTSGPQGVVHFYGYSVVSTLALLVSIAFPIPICQRWEPSYKSVKALSIVGGDPRLILLASTVVLIGAIVSTVQNFLFWHMKDHGSGELVMGFSVALSLLGEILLHPFKTTLLRKLSRTGLVGLGLSCLAGQLLYYSFLWSWWSVLPIQTLSAISNRALWWAVEASIEDLATPRMERALSALFRGHFYRTGCSLGSFVGGFVVMRFSLAVLYQACCVALLLWLALLLSLPRRLPQERKIKYSKLLSMEVSDTSDSEQGTERDWLVKAMREEHSD